One region of Amphiprion ocellaris isolate individual 3 ecotype Okinawa chromosome 9, ASM2253959v1, whole genome shotgun sequence genomic DNA includes:
- the LOC111572967 gene encoding B-cell receptor CD22-like isoform X3 → MNLACEDEIAIEAGSVSADWSVTFENPNPCAVKGSSVEFRCSYNYPDREIARKIAWYKGQFIDGDWKRIALSDIPSYQNRSEYLGDLQHNCSLEIQDLQDDDAGYYYFRFDTDKYGRRSKESVYLTVTELKARVNPKRVRAGDTVTLECGASCPLSTTVWFKDGHPVSKPNFTAQAEDAGNYFCAVEGQESVQSDPVTLDVQYSPLNVSVEVSHAGLLTVGSSVNLTCSSAANPAADSYTWYRSTGSSSVLQVGSGQVLCLPSVDLSHSGLYICQSRNRLGENNSTQVLLTVTETDIYRLILLVGIGVKVVFLLLLPLFIIQAWRRWRNSTADTESHDYENV, encoded by the exons ATGAACCTGGCGTGTGAAGATGAAATCGCAATCGAAG CAGGATCAGTGAGTGCTGATTGGTCTGTGACTTTTGAAAACCCAAATCCTTGTGCTGTGAAGGGATCATCGGTGGAGTTCAGGTGCTCGTACAACTATCCAGACAGGGAAATTGCTAGAAAAATTGCATGGTACAAGGGACAATTCATTGATGGCGACTGGAAACGTATTGCCCTTTCAGACATTCCGTCATATCAGAATCGTTCTGAATATCTCGGTGACCTGCAGCACAACTGTAGCCTGGAAATTCAAGACCTGCAGGATGACGACGCTGGATATTACTACTTTAGGTTTGACACAGATAAATATGGAAGGCGTAGTAAAGAATCTGTGTATCTGACTGTTACAG AGCTGAAAGCCAGAGTGAATCCAAAGAGAGTGAGAGCAGGAGACACCGTGACTCTTGAATGTGGAGCATCCTGTCCACTTTCCACCACAGTCTGGTTCAAAGATGGACATCCAGTGTCAAAACCAAATTTCACGGCTCAGGCAGAGGATGCTGGGAATTATTTCTGTGCTGTTGAAGGACAGGAGTCAGTGCAGTCAGACCCTGTGACTCTGGATGTTCAGT actcTCCATTGAACGTGTCTGTTGAGGTGAGTCATGCTGGCCTCCTGACGGTGGGCAGCAGCGTCAATCTGACCTGCAGCAGTGCAGCCAACCCTGCTGCAGACAGCTACACCTGGTACAGGAGTACTGGATCCAGCTCCGTGCTCCAGGTGGGGTCAGGACAGGTGCTGTGTCTTCCCTCCGTGGATTTGTCCCATTCTGGACTCTACATCTGTCAGAGCAGGAACCGTCTGGGAGAAAACAACTCCACTCAGGTGCTGCTGACAGTGACAGAAACAGACA TTTACCGTCTCATCCTCCTTGTTGGTATCGGAGTAAAGGTGGTTTTTCTGCTGTTGCTTCCACTGTTTATAATCCAGGCTTG GAGGCGATGGCGTAATTCTACTGCAGACACAGAG AGTCATGATtatgaaaatgtctga
- the LOC111572967 gene encoding B-cell receptor CD22-like isoform X2 → MIHAACCHLKTIKSDPRISKPLQNWMFCVLHVKKMIAVLVLFIMKPGSVSADWSVTFENPNPCAVKGSSVEFRCSYNYPDREIARKIAWYKGQFIDGDWKRIALSDIPSYQNRSEYLGDLQHNCSLEIQDLQDDDAGYYYFRFDTDKYGRRSKESVYLTVTELKARVNPKRVRAGDTVTLECGASCPLSTTVWFKDGHPVSKPNFTAQAEDAGNYFCAVEGQESVQSDPVTLDVQYSPLNVSVEVSHAGLLTVGSSVNLTCSSAANPAADSYTWYRSTGSSSVLQVGSGQVLCLPSVDLSHSGLYICQSRNRLGENNSTQVLLTVTETDIYRLILLVGIGVKVVFLLLLPLFIIQAWRRWRNSTADTESHDYENV, encoded by the exons ATGATCCATGCTGCTTGCTGTCACTTAAAAACCATCAAATCTGATCCCAGGATCTCAAAGCCACTTCAAAAttggatgttttgtgttcttCATGTGAAGAAAATGATTGCAGTGCTGGTGCTTTTCATCATGAAACCAG GATCAGTGAGTGCTGATTGGTCTGTGACTTTTGAAAACCCAAATCCTTGTGCTGTGAAGGGATCATCGGTGGAGTTCAGGTGCTCGTACAACTATCCAGACAGGGAAATTGCTAGAAAAATTGCATGGTACAAGGGACAATTCATTGATGGCGACTGGAAACGTATTGCCCTTTCAGACATTCCGTCATATCAGAATCGTTCTGAATATCTCGGTGACCTGCAGCACAACTGTAGCCTGGAAATTCAAGACCTGCAGGATGACGACGCTGGATATTACTACTTTAGGTTTGACACAGATAAATATGGAAGGCGTAGTAAAGAATCTGTGTATCTGACTGTTACAG AGCTGAAAGCCAGAGTGAATCCAAAGAGAGTGAGAGCAGGAGACACCGTGACTCTTGAATGTGGAGCATCCTGTCCACTTTCCACCACAGTCTGGTTCAAAGATGGACATCCAGTGTCAAAACCAAATTTCACGGCTCAGGCAGAGGATGCTGGGAATTATTTCTGTGCTGTTGAAGGACAGGAGTCAGTGCAGTCAGACCCTGTGACTCTGGATGTTCAGT actcTCCATTGAACGTGTCTGTTGAGGTGAGTCATGCTGGCCTCCTGACGGTGGGCAGCAGCGTCAATCTGACCTGCAGCAGTGCAGCCAACCCTGCTGCAGACAGCTACACCTGGTACAGGAGTACTGGATCCAGCTCCGTGCTCCAGGTGGGGTCAGGACAGGTGCTGTGTCTTCCCTCCGTGGATTTGTCCCATTCTGGACTCTACATCTGTCAGAGCAGGAACCGTCTGGGAGAAAACAACTCCACTCAGGTGCTGCTGACAGTGACAGAAACAGACA TTTACCGTCTCATCCTCCTTGTTGGTATCGGAGTAAAGGTGGTTTTTCTGCTGTTGCTTCCACTGTTTATAATCCAGGCTTG GAGGCGATGGCGTAATTCTACTGCAGACACAGAG AGTCATGATtatgaaaatgtctga
- the LOC111572967 gene encoding B-cell receptor CD22-like isoform X4, with protein sequence MNLACEDEIAIEGSVSADWSVTFENPNPCAVKGSSVEFRCSYNYPDREIARKIAWYKGQFIDGDWKRIALSDIPSYQNRSEYLGDLQHNCSLEIQDLQDDDAGYYYFRFDTDKYGRRSKESVYLTVTELKARVNPKRVRAGDTVTLECGASCPLSTTVWFKDGHPVSKPNFTAQAEDAGNYFCAVEGQESVQSDPVTLDVQYSPLNVSVEVSHAGLLTVGSSVNLTCSSAANPAADSYTWYRSTGSSSVLQVGSGQVLCLPSVDLSHSGLYICQSRNRLGENNSTQVLLTVTETDIYRLILLVGIGVKVVFLLLLPLFIIQAWRRWRNSTADTESHDYENV encoded by the exons ATGAACCTGGCGTGTGAAGATGAAATCGCAATCGAAG GATCAGTGAGTGCTGATTGGTCTGTGACTTTTGAAAACCCAAATCCTTGTGCTGTGAAGGGATCATCGGTGGAGTTCAGGTGCTCGTACAACTATCCAGACAGGGAAATTGCTAGAAAAATTGCATGGTACAAGGGACAATTCATTGATGGCGACTGGAAACGTATTGCCCTTTCAGACATTCCGTCATATCAGAATCGTTCTGAATATCTCGGTGACCTGCAGCACAACTGTAGCCTGGAAATTCAAGACCTGCAGGATGACGACGCTGGATATTACTACTTTAGGTTTGACACAGATAAATATGGAAGGCGTAGTAAAGAATCTGTGTATCTGACTGTTACAG AGCTGAAAGCCAGAGTGAATCCAAAGAGAGTGAGAGCAGGAGACACCGTGACTCTTGAATGTGGAGCATCCTGTCCACTTTCCACCACAGTCTGGTTCAAAGATGGACATCCAGTGTCAAAACCAAATTTCACGGCTCAGGCAGAGGATGCTGGGAATTATTTCTGTGCTGTTGAAGGACAGGAGTCAGTGCAGTCAGACCCTGTGACTCTGGATGTTCAGT actcTCCATTGAACGTGTCTGTTGAGGTGAGTCATGCTGGCCTCCTGACGGTGGGCAGCAGCGTCAATCTGACCTGCAGCAGTGCAGCCAACCCTGCTGCAGACAGCTACACCTGGTACAGGAGTACTGGATCCAGCTCCGTGCTCCAGGTGGGGTCAGGACAGGTGCTGTGTCTTCCCTCCGTGGATTTGTCCCATTCTGGACTCTACATCTGTCAGAGCAGGAACCGTCTGGGAGAAAACAACTCCACTCAGGTGCTGCTGACAGTGACAGAAACAGACA TTTACCGTCTCATCCTCCTTGTTGGTATCGGAGTAAAGGTGGTTTTTCTGCTGTTGCTTCCACTGTTTATAATCCAGGCTTG GAGGCGATGGCGTAATTCTACTGCAGACACAGAG AGTCATGATtatgaaaatgtctga
- the LOC111572973 gene encoding uncharacterized protein LOC111572973 isoform X1, with protein sequence MIPKASCCKLTGWVAEVNLWNKTLIGVTVDKNRKDKMRKKRKVSHVCLLLLALLHIGAPSSAQNITTSAPDSAGLSYRTRPVDVLAAVGQPAEFRCGVPETSPNLTFTFYGSHGNYSLTCPQGHVEDIPEALYGSCDMKNGESLAVWSLRGTSFPDNGTKVVCQQLNNRDAITAVLRVYDDGATYSVLIGCVIGGFFGILLVFGLLYAMLYRSESFWKCFGGTDTEDDMTTIVTKD encoded by the exons atgataccgAAAGCCTCGTGCTGCAAATTGACAGGATGGGTTGCTGAG GTGAACTTGTGGAATAAGACATTGATTGGGGTTACAGtggacaaaaatagaaaagacaaaatgaggaagaagaggaaagttTCTCATGTCTGCTTGTTGCTTCTGGCTTTGCTGCACATCGGCGCTCCCTCCTCAG CTCAAAACATCACTACTTCAGCACCAGACTCTGCAGGTTTGAGTTACCGCACACGTCCAGTAGATGTCTTAGCGGCTGTAGGACAACCTGCAGAATTTCGCTGTGGAGTCCCTGAAACATCTCCAAACCTCACATTCACCTTCTACGGAAGTCACGGTAACTACAGTCTCACCTGCCCTCAGGGCCACGTGGAAGATATCCCCGAG GCTCTCTATGGAAGCTGTGATATGAAGAACGGAGAGTCACTGGCTGTGTGGAGCCTCAGGGGAACCTCCTTCCCTGACAACGGCACTAAAGTTGTTTGTCAGCAGTTAAATAATCGTGATGCCATTACTGCCGTCCTGCGTGTTTATG ATGACGGTGCAACTTACTCAGTTCTCATTGGCTGCGTCATCGGAGGTTTCTTTGGCATCCTGTTGGTGTTTGGTTTGTTATATGCCATGCTGTACAGATCTGAGAGCTTCTGGAAGTGTTTCG GGGGAACAGACACCGAAGACGACATGACCACAATAGTAACAAAGGACTAA
- the LOC111572973 gene encoding uncharacterized protein LOC111572973 isoform X2: MVNLWNKTLIGVTVDKNRKDKMRKKRKVSHVCLLLLALLHIGAPSSAQNITTSAPDSAGLSYRTRPVDVLAAVGQPAEFRCGVPETSPNLTFTFYGSHGNYSLTCPQGHVEDIPEALYGSCDMKNGESLAVWSLRGTSFPDNGTKVVCQQLNNRDAITAVLRVYDDGATYSVLIGCVIGGFFGILLVFGLLYAMLYRSESFWKCFGGTDTEDDMTTIVTKD; the protein is encoded by the exons ATG GTGAACTTGTGGAATAAGACATTGATTGGGGTTACAGtggacaaaaatagaaaagacaaaatgaggaagaagaggaaagttTCTCATGTCTGCTTGTTGCTTCTGGCTTTGCTGCACATCGGCGCTCCCTCCTCAG CTCAAAACATCACTACTTCAGCACCAGACTCTGCAGGTTTGAGTTACCGCACACGTCCAGTAGATGTCTTAGCGGCTGTAGGACAACCTGCAGAATTTCGCTGTGGAGTCCCTGAAACATCTCCAAACCTCACATTCACCTTCTACGGAAGTCACGGTAACTACAGTCTCACCTGCCCTCAGGGCCACGTGGAAGATATCCCCGAG GCTCTCTATGGAAGCTGTGATATGAAGAACGGAGAGTCACTGGCTGTGTGGAGCCTCAGGGGAACCTCCTTCCCTGACAACGGCACTAAAGTTGTTTGTCAGCAGTTAAATAATCGTGATGCCATTACTGCCGTCCTGCGTGTTTATG ATGACGGTGCAACTTACTCAGTTCTCATTGGCTGCGTCATCGGAGGTTTCTTTGGCATCCTGTTGGTGTTTGGTTTGTTATATGCCATGCTGTACAGATCTGAGAGCTTCTGGAAGTGTTTCG GGGGAACAGACACCGAAGACGACATGACCACAATAGTAACAAAGGACTAA
- the LOC111572967 gene encoding B-cell receptor CD22-like isoform X1, whose protein sequence is MIHAACCHLKTIKSDPRISKPLQNWMFCVLHVKKMIAVLVLFIMKPAGSVSADWSVTFENPNPCAVKGSSVEFRCSYNYPDREIARKIAWYKGQFIDGDWKRIALSDIPSYQNRSEYLGDLQHNCSLEIQDLQDDDAGYYYFRFDTDKYGRRSKESVYLTVTELKARVNPKRVRAGDTVTLECGASCPLSTTVWFKDGHPVSKPNFTAQAEDAGNYFCAVEGQESVQSDPVTLDVQYSPLNVSVEVSHAGLLTVGSSVNLTCSSAANPAADSYTWYRSTGSSSVLQVGSGQVLCLPSVDLSHSGLYICQSRNRLGENNSTQVLLTVTETDIYRLILLVGIGVKVVFLLLLPLFIIQAWRRWRNSTADTESHDYENV, encoded by the exons ATGATCCATGCTGCTTGCTGTCACTTAAAAACCATCAAATCTGATCCCAGGATCTCAAAGCCACTTCAAAAttggatgttttgtgttcttCATGTGAAGAAAATGATTGCAGTGCTGGTGCTTTTCATCATGAAACCAG CAGGATCAGTGAGTGCTGATTGGTCTGTGACTTTTGAAAACCCAAATCCTTGTGCTGTGAAGGGATCATCGGTGGAGTTCAGGTGCTCGTACAACTATCCAGACAGGGAAATTGCTAGAAAAATTGCATGGTACAAGGGACAATTCATTGATGGCGACTGGAAACGTATTGCCCTTTCAGACATTCCGTCATATCAGAATCGTTCTGAATATCTCGGTGACCTGCAGCACAACTGTAGCCTGGAAATTCAAGACCTGCAGGATGACGACGCTGGATATTACTACTTTAGGTTTGACACAGATAAATATGGAAGGCGTAGTAAAGAATCTGTGTATCTGACTGTTACAG AGCTGAAAGCCAGAGTGAATCCAAAGAGAGTGAGAGCAGGAGACACCGTGACTCTTGAATGTGGAGCATCCTGTCCACTTTCCACCACAGTCTGGTTCAAAGATGGACATCCAGTGTCAAAACCAAATTTCACGGCTCAGGCAGAGGATGCTGGGAATTATTTCTGTGCTGTTGAAGGACAGGAGTCAGTGCAGTCAGACCCTGTGACTCTGGATGTTCAGT actcTCCATTGAACGTGTCTGTTGAGGTGAGTCATGCTGGCCTCCTGACGGTGGGCAGCAGCGTCAATCTGACCTGCAGCAGTGCAGCCAACCCTGCTGCAGACAGCTACACCTGGTACAGGAGTACTGGATCCAGCTCCGTGCTCCAGGTGGGGTCAGGACAGGTGCTGTGTCTTCCCTCCGTGGATTTGTCCCATTCTGGACTCTACATCTGTCAGAGCAGGAACCGTCTGGGAGAAAACAACTCCACTCAGGTGCTGCTGACAGTGACAGAAACAGACA TTTACCGTCTCATCCTCCTTGTTGGTATCGGAGTAAAGGTGGTTTTTCTGCTGTTGCTTCCACTGTTTATAATCCAGGCTTG GAGGCGATGGCGTAATTCTACTGCAGACACAGAG AGTCATGATtatgaaaatgtctga